AGAATAATGGTAAAGGAGACATAATAGGCAGTCGGGATGCCCAGGTGCAGGCGGGCCATGGTATCGACACCAAACACATAGAGCATGACCCGGGTAGTGGCGAACACCCCGATCTTGACCACGGCCACGGCATGCAGCAGGGCGGAAACCGGGGTCGGCGCGACCATGGCGCCGGGCAGCCAGTGATGGAACGGCATGATGCCGTTTTTTGCGAAGCCCACCAGGCAGCAGATAAAGATAATCGTTACCAGGGTCGGGTCGGCGGAGGCCGGGAAGATGCCGGTATGGATGTTGGTCGGGAATTCCAGGGTCCCACACACCACGTAGGTAAGGACCAGGGCCGGCAACAGCATCATTTTGGCGGTGCCGGCCAGGTAGACCAGATATTTTTTGGCGCCGTCATAGCCCTCCTCATCCTGGTGGTGACCGACCAGGGGGTAGGTGCAGATGCTGACGATTTCATAAAAAAGATAGAGGGTGAAAAAATTGCCGGCCATGGCGCCGCCGACAGCGCCGAACAGGGCCAGGGCGAAACAGGAGGCAAAACGGGACTGGGCATGTTCATTGAGTCCCCTCATATAGCCGGCCGAGTAGAATACCGTCACGATCCACAGGAAGGAGGCAACCACGGCAAAGACCATGCCAAAGGCGTCCACCCCGAATTTGACGCTGACGCCCGGCAGGATACGGAACAGCGTATATTCAATGCGGTTGCCGGCCCATATGTCGGGGATCATCGAGGCGACGATGGAGAACATGACAACCGCGCAGACAAAAGACCAGAACTCACGCAGGTTGGGTCTCCGGCGGGAAAATATGATAAGTAAAACGCAGGCCAGGGCCGCAAGTATGGCAAGCACCGGTCTTATGGAGATAATGGTTTGCATAGTGGTCTGCCCTCGTCCTTATCCTTTGAGTTCCACCACGTCCTCGGTTTCAACGGACCGGTAGTTGCGGTAAACGGCGATGATGATGCTGAGCGCAATGGCGGCCTCGGCCGCGGCAATCCCCATGATGAACAGGGTAAAGATCTGGCCCACCGTCGGGTCCGGCGCCAGAAAGCGGTTAAAGGCCATGAAGTTGATCGAGGCGCCGCATAAAACGAGTTCCGCGGCAATCAACATCCCGATCAGGGTCCGCCGCTGGACCATGCCGTACATCCCCATGCCGAACATCAGGGCGCCGAGGATCAGGTAGATGTCCAGGCTGTTGCTTAAACTCATGATTGTCATGATTCCCTCCCGCCCAGTCCGCGGCCGGGCCGACCGAGAACCAATGCGCCGATAATCGCCACCAGCAGAACCACGGAGATGAGTTCAAAGACCATGCTGTAGGTGGTGAGCAGAGATGTACCGATCTCCAGCATTGAGCCGTTGTTCAACTTGGCCGGGGCCGCGGCCCACGGGGTCATGGCGGCCAGGGCGGTCAGCCCCCAGAAGAACAGGACCCCGACCAGGAAGCTGGCCCCGCCGGCCAGCAGGCCCGAACCGCCGGGCCGCTCGCCGGGGTCCGGATCGGCCAGCATGATCGCAAAGGCAATGGTCACGCAGACCGCGCCGACATAGATCAGCATCTCCATCATGGCGACAAAGGGGCTGTTCAGATAGTAGTAAATACCGGCCACCCCGATAAAACAGAGGGCAAGCCCGGTTACCGCCCGGATCAGCCGCACCGAATTGGTGGCAATCACCGCGCCGAGCACGGTAACCCCGATCACTGCCAGGAACACCAGTTCCGATAGCCCTTCCGCCGTGTACACAGACACCATCAGCTTCTTTCCTTTAGTCTTTTGATGAGATCAAACACATACGCCTCTCGGCTCGGCCCGGCCAGGTTGAACTCCTTGGAAAAGTCGATCGCGCCCGGCTTGCAGCTTTCAACACAGAGACCACAGAGGCTGCACTTGGTAAAATCAAGGGTGTATTCGGTCAGGACCTTTTTTTTGGACCCCTCCGGTTTCTTGCCGGCCAGGGTGATACATCCCGAGGGGCAGGCCTTCTGGCACATCCCGCAGACAATGCATTTGGGTCCGCCGGTCTCCTCGTTCTTGACCAGGTCGATATGTCCCCGGAACCGCGGGGTCATCTTCACGTATTCGCGGGGATACTGCATGGTCACCACCGGCTGGAAAAATGCCTTGATGGTGATGCCCAGGCCCACGGCCAGACTCTTGGTCCCGCCTAAAACATCGCTCCAGTAGTTGCTCATAGTTACAACACCTTTAATATGGCGGCCGTCAGCAGGAGAATCGACAGGGAGAAGGGGATCAGCACCTTCCAGGAAAGGTTCAGCAGGCCGTAAATGGTGGTACGGGGATAGGTCCAGCGGATCCAGACCACGGTAAAGATCAGGAGATAGAGCTTGATCAGGAACCAGTGCACCCCGGGGAAGAGGCCGAACGGGCATTGCCAGCCGCCCAGGAACAGGATGGTGGCCAGGGCGCAGCCGACAATGATGTTGGCATACTCACCCATGAAAAAGACCCCGAAGCCCATGCCCGGATACTCGGTATAGGCCCCGGCGATCAGTTCACTCTCCGCCTCGGCCATGTCGAACGGGGCCCGGTTGGTCTCGGCCAGGGAGCAGATAAAGAAGATCAGAAAGGAGATCGGCATGATCGCGGCCAGGAGAAAGTTCTTGCCCAGCGGCAGGATATTCCAGTTCCAGAAGCCGCCGGCCTGCTGGGCCACGATCTCGTTCATGTTCAGGGTGCCGGTGATCATCACAATGGTAATGGTGGTGACCAGCATCGGGATCTCATAGGCCACGTTCTGGGACACGGCCCGGGCCGCGGAGATCACCGCATACTTGTTGCCCGAACCCCAGCCGCCGATCAAGAGGCCGAGCACGTTGACCGAGGCAAAGGCAAAGACCATCAACAGGCCCAGATCGATCTTCCGGGCCACCAGTACGTCGCTGAAAGGGATGGTGACAAAACTCATCACCGCCGGAATCAGGATCAACAGCGGCGCCACCCGGAAGAGGATCGGATCGACATGGTCGGGCACAAAAAGCTGCTTGCTCATCAGCTTGACGCCGTCAACCACGGTCTGCAGGAGGCCGTAGGGGCCGACCTCCTTCGGGCCGATCCGCCGCTGGATGTGGCCGGCGCCCTTCCGTTCAACCCAGACCAGGAAGGCGGCGTTAAAGGCGATGAAGCCGATAACCACCAACAGGGATATGAGCAGCCGTACAACAGGGTTTGCAGTCATAAAAGAACTCCTTACCGATCGATCTCCGGAATTACCAGGT
This genomic interval from Desulfobacterales bacterium contains the following:
- a CDS encoding monovalent cation/H+ antiporter subunit D family protein, with the translated sequence MQTIISIRPVLAILAALACVLLIIFSRRRPNLREFWSFVCAVVMFSIVASMIPDIWAGNRIEYTLFRILPGVSVKFGVDAFGMVFAVVASFLWIVTVFYSAGYMRGLNEHAQSRFASCFALALFGAVGGAMAGNFFTLYLFYEIVSICTYPLVGHHQDEEGYDGAKKYLVYLAGTAKMMLLPALVLTYVVCGTLEFPTNIHTGIFPASADPTLVTIIFICCLVGFAKNGIMPFHHWLPGAMVAPTPVSALLHAVAVVKIGVFATTRVMLYVFGVDTMARLHLGIPTAYYVSFTIILASVIALTKDNLKMRLAYSTVSQLSYIILGVALLTPSAVQGGIIHIANHAFAKITLFFCAGAIYVATHKKNISEMNGLGKSMPFTFAAFGLASLTMIGAPPVAGFVTKWKLLMGTLEMHSSHYIAFILVLLASTLLNVAYFAPITYRAFFGKRPPGEVYEGVKEAPISMVAPLFLTAIISVLIGIYPDFFMSFVKLAIPSIW
- the nuoK gene encoding NADH-quinone oxidoreductase subunit NuoK; this encodes MTIMSLSNSLDIYLILGALMFGMGMYGMVQRRTLIGMLIAAELVLCGASINFMAFNRFLAPDPTVGQIFTLFIMGIAAAEAAIALSIIIAVYRNYRSVETEDVVELKG
- a CDS encoding NADH-quinone oxidoreductase subunit J, with protein sequence MVSVYTAEGLSELVFLAVIGVTVLGAVIATNSVRLIRAVTGLALCFIGVAGIYYYLNSPFVAMMEMLIYVGAVCVTIAFAIMLADPDPGERPGGSGLLAGGASFLVGVLFFWGLTALAAMTPWAAAPAKLNNGSMLEIGTSLLTTYSMVFELISVVLLVAIIGALVLGRPGRGLGGRES
- a CDS encoding NADH-quinone oxidoreductase subunit I — protein: MSNYWSDVLGGTKSLAVGLGITIKAFFQPVVTMQYPREYVKMTPRFRGHIDLVKNEETGGPKCIVCGMCQKACPSGCITLAGKKPEGSKKKVLTEYTLDFTKCSLCGLCVESCKPGAIDFSKEFNLAGPSREAYVFDLIKRLKERS
- a CDS encoding NADH-quinone oxidoreductase subunit H; amino-acid sequence: MTANPVVRLLISLLVVIGFIAFNAAFLVWVERKGAGHIQRRIGPKEVGPYGLLQTVVDGVKLMSKQLFVPDHVDPILFRVAPLLILIPAVMSFVTIPFSDVLVARKIDLGLLMVFAFASVNVLGLLIGGWGSGNKYAVISAARAVSQNVAYEIPMLVTTITIVMITGTLNMNEIVAQQAGGFWNWNILPLGKNFLLAAIMPISFLIFFICSLAETNRAPFDMAEAESELIAGAYTEYPGMGFGVFFMGEYANIIVGCALATILFLGGWQCPFGLFPGVHWFLIKLYLLIFTVVWIRWTYPRTTIYGLLNLSWKVLIPFSLSILLLTAAILKVL